From Roseibium alexandrii DFL-11, the proteins below share one genomic window:
- the odhB gene encoding 2-oxoglutarate dehydrogenase complex dihydrolipoyllysine-residue succinyltransferase has product MATEIRVPTLGESVSEATIAQWFKKPGDAINQDEPLVELETDKVTVEVPAPASGTLESIVVKEGDTVEVGALLGQIAEGAGAAAAAPAASAPAPAKTEAPAAKAELVDVVTPSAGESVTEAEVGEWSVKVGDTVKADDTLVELETDKAAQEVPAPVAGTVVKIAAETGATVEPGVLLCQIDPSGAGAAAAAPAAASAPAPAATAPSVGTSMPPAPSAAKMMAEKNISADQVAGSGKRGQVLKGDVIAAAAVGVTAAPAATAAAPRGPVSADDEVREERVRMTKLRQTIARRLKDAQNTAAMLTTYNEVDMGPVMELRKQYKDLFEKKHGVKLGFMGFFTKAVTHALKEIPAVNAEIDGTDIIYKNFAHIGVAVGTDKGLVVPVVRDADQMSIAEIEQEIGNLGRKARDGKLGMADMTGGTFTISNGGVYGSLMSSPILNAPQSGILGMHKIQERPMAVNGQVVIRPMMYLALSYDHRIVDGKEAVTFLVRVKESLEDPQRLVLDL; this is encoded by the coding sequence ATGGCAACCGAAATTCGCGTCCCAACGCTTGGGGAATCCGTATCTGAGGCAACCATCGCCCAGTGGTTCAAAAAACCGGGCGACGCTATCAATCAGGATGAGCCGCTGGTCGAGCTGGAAACGGACAAGGTAACCGTTGAAGTTCCAGCACCGGCATCCGGCACTCTGGAATCCATCGTGGTCAAGGAAGGCGACACCGTTGAGGTTGGCGCTCTGCTTGGCCAAATCGCAGAAGGTGCAGGCGCTGCAGCTGCCGCACCGGCCGCCTCCGCTCCAGCTCCTGCCAAGACAGAAGCTCCGGCGGCCAAAGCAGAGCTCGTTGACGTAGTGACTCCGAGCGCAGGCGAGAGCGTAACCGAAGCTGAAGTCGGCGAATGGAGCGTCAAGGTTGGCGATACCGTTAAAGCAGACGACACACTGGTCGAACTGGAAACCGACAAGGCCGCTCAGGAAGTTCCGGCTCCGGTCGCAGGCACCGTTGTCAAGATCGCAGCTGAAACCGGCGCGACAGTCGAGCCGGGTGTTCTGCTGTGTCAGATCGACCCGTCCGGTGCGGGTGCAGCCGCTGCTGCCCCGGCTGCAGCAAGTGCTCCGGCCCCAGCAGCGACAGCGCCAAGCGTCGGCACCTCCATGCCGCCGGCACCGTCTGCGGCCAAGATGATGGCAGAAAAGAACATTTCAGCTGATCAGGTTGCCGGGTCCGGCAAACGCGGTCAGGTGCTGAAAGGTGACGTCATCGCGGCGGCTGCTGTTGGCGTGACGGCGGCTCCGGCTGCAACTGCGGCAGCACCGCGCGGCCCGGTTTCAGCTGATGATGAGGTGCGTGAAGAGCGCGTCCGTATGACCAAGCTGCGCCAGACGATCGCGCGCCGTCTGAAAGATGCTCAAAACACTGCAGCCATGCTGACCACCTACAACGAGGTGGACATGGGTCCGGTCATGGAACTGCGCAAGCAGTACAAAGATCTGTTTGAGAAGAAGCACGGCGTGAAGCTCGGCTTCATGGGCTTCTTCACAAAAGCTGTGACCCATGCGCTGAAAGAGATCCCGGCTGTCAACGCCGAGATCGATGGCACTGACATCATCTACAAGAACTTTGCTCATATCGGCGTTGCTGTTGGTACGGACAAGGGTCTGGTGGTTCCGGTTGTCCGGGATGCGGACCAGATGTCGATTGCCGAGATCGAACAGGAAATAGGCAACCTCGGACGCAAGGCGCGGGACGGCAAGCTCGGCATGGCCGACATGACCGGTGGCACCTTCACCATCTCCAACGGCGGTGTTTACGGTTCCCTGATGTCTTCGCCGATCCTGAATGCGCCGCAGTCCGGCATTCTTGGCATGCACAAGATCCAGGAGCGCCCGATGGCTGTGAACGGTCAAGTGGTCATCCGCCCGATGATGTATCTGGCGCTGTCCTACGACCACCGGATCGTCGACGGCAAAGAAGCCGTGACCTTCCTGGTGCGCGTCAAGGAAAGCCTGGAAGATCCGCAGCGTCTGGTTCTGGATCTCTGA
- a CDS encoding LysE family translocator — MSLEFLITALIVVLVPGTGVVYTVAVGLGKGRQAAIAAAFGCTLGIIPAILASVIGLAALMHTSALVFTAVKYAGVAYLLYLAWQTLKDSGPLELKADKSNRKSMIATVRTGFLINILNPKLTVFFLAFLPQFVSPQAANPTLDMALLGGVFMAMTFAVFIVYGMFAALVGEKVLRSDTVMLWMRRAVATAFAGFGLRLALAEQ; from the coding sequence ATGAGTCTGGAGTTTTTGATCACCGCTTTGATCGTGGTGCTGGTCCCTGGAACCGGGGTCGTCTACACGGTGGCGGTCGGTCTGGGCAAAGGCCGGCAGGCGGCAATCGCTGCCGCCTTCGGCTGTACGCTGGGCATCATTCCGGCAATCCTGGCGTCTGTCATCGGACTGGCCGCGCTGATGCACACCAGCGCGCTGGTCTTTACGGCGGTCAAATACGCTGGCGTGGCATACCTGCTTTATCTTGCCTGGCAAACGCTGAAAGACAGCGGTCCGCTGGAGTTGAAGGCGGACAAGTCCAACCGCAAAAGCATGATCGCGACGGTTCGCACCGGGTTCTTGATCAACATCCTGAACCCGAAATTGACCGTGTTTTTCCTGGCTTTTCTGCCGCAGTTTGTCAGCCCACAAGCGGCCAATCCAACACTGGATATGGCTTTGCTCGGCGGTGTGTTCATGGCGATGACCTTCGCGGTCTTTATCGTCTATGGCATGTTCGCGGCACTTGTCGGGGAGAAGGTGCTGCGCAGCGATACGGTTATGCTCTGGATGCGCCGCGCTGTTGCGACAGCCTTCGCAGGTTTCGGCTTGCGCCTTGCGCTTGCAGAGCAGTGA